One Candidatus Nitrososphaera evergladensis SR1 genomic window carries:
- the mqnC gene encoding cyclic dehypoxanthinyl futalosine synthase: MSKSDISDVLDSALAGQRPLGLDDCIRLVKSDDAYSMGLVANILRHRLFGDRITFVNNIILNYTNVCVTYCKFCAFYRPPGHEESYTVPKEEIVRRVATSREMFGITQVLIQGGHNPNLKIEYYEDAFKAMKEKCPEVGIHGLSPSEVDMIAKVERSSTKEVLARLKAAGMDTFAGAGAEILEDSVKEQISPLKIKSDEWLRIMEEAHNVGLKSVATMMYGTIETEEDRARHILKIMKLQEKTGGFVCFIPWSFEPNNTEMQAEGLIKYPSGGLQLLKMIAISRIMFYGLIDHLQSSWLTNGIGMAQLALNHGADDFGGTLIGEEVVSATGARSTELTSDRIIAAIKQAGYRPAERDNLYRTVRQF; the protein is encoded by the coding sequence TTGTCAAAGTCTGACATCAGCGACGTGCTGGACAGCGCGCTGGCCGGACAGCGGCCGCTTGGCCTTGACGACTGCATACGGCTTGTAAAGTCCGACGACGCCTACTCGATGGGCCTTGTCGCAAACATACTGCGCCACAGGCTCTTTGGCGACAGGATAACTTTTGTCAACAACATCATACTCAACTACACCAACGTCTGCGTGACGTACTGCAAGTTCTGCGCGTTCTACAGGCCGCCGGGCCACGAAGAGTCGTACACGGTGCCCAAGGAAGAGATTGTGAGGCGCGTCGCCACTTCACGCGAGATGTTTGGCATCACGCAGGTGCTCATACAGGGCGGGCACAACCCGAACCTGAAAATCGAGTACTACGAGGATGCCTTCAAGGCAATGAAGGAAAAGTGCCCCGAGGTAGGAATCCACGGGCTTTCGCCCTCTGAAGTCGACATGATAGCCAAGGTGGAAAGAAGCAGCACAAAGGAAGTGCTTGCACGATTAAAAGCAGCAGGCATGGACACGTTTGCAGGGGCCGGAGCAGAGATCCTTGAAGACAGCGTCAAGGAGCAGATAAGCCCGCTAAAGATCAAGAGCGACGAGTGGCTCCGCATAATGGAGGAGGCTCACAACGTCGGGTTAAAGTCGGTCGCCACCATGATGTACGGCACTATCGAGACGGAGGAAGACAGGGCAAGGCACATACTAAAGATAATGAAGCTCCAGGAAAAGACGGGAGGCTTTGTCTGCTTTATCCCGTGGAGCTTTGAGCCAAACAACACCGAGATGCAGGCAGAGGGGCTGATAAAATACCCATCAGGCGGCCTGCAGCTGCTGAAGATGATAGCGATTTCAAGGATAATGTTTTACGGCCTCATCGACCACCTGCAGTCGTCGTGGCTGACAAACGGAATCGGCATGGCGCAGCTTGCGCTGAACCACGGCGCCGACGACTTTGGAGGCACGCTGATAGGAGAAGAAGTGGTGAGCGCCACTGGCGCGCGCTCTACAGAATTGACGTCTGACAGGATTATAGCCGCGATAAAACAGGCAGGATACCGGCCGGCAGAGCGTGACAACCTGTACAGGACAGTCAGACAGTTTTAA
- a CDS encoding radical SAM protein, producing MQSIVDAFGKVGGTPALEKALAGEELSYEDGVQLMNEENLFLLGAAADKMRRDLCGNTVTFVASYYLNYTNVCAASCPLCAFYRKGNEEDAYTLSVEQIVARAKIAIEQMGATELHIVGGFHPKLGLEYYENMMHAIKSEHPKMTIKALTPAEVFFIARLTHNSVKEVLLRLKAAGLDALPGGGAEIFHPDTRKKIVIGKCSGEEWLDTARQAHELGIRSNCTMLFGHIEKPEHIVDHVIKIRELHKKTKGFTTFIPLKFSLENTELEQKEMIKSESPSPYDLRVIAVSRLLLGNTLKNVSVYWVALGKKIAQVALSYGGNDMVGTAFSEEIFKAAGKSSGTSLQELASMVREIKREPAQRDTFFNILRRFD from the coding sequence TTGCAGTCAATAGTAGACGCCTTTGGCAAGGTCGGCGGGACGCCGGCGCTTGAAAAGGCGCTTGCCGGGGAGGAGCTGTCCTACGAAGACGGCGTGCAATTGATGAACGAGGAAAACCTCTTTTTGCTCGGAGCTGCTGCAGACAAAATGCGCCGCGACCTGTGCGGCAACACCGTGACTTTTGTCGCTTCTTATTACCTCAATTACACAAACGTGTGCGCTGCCAGTTGCCCGTTGTGCGCGTTCTACCGCAAGGGCAACGAGGAGGACGCCTACACGCTATCTGTAGAGCAGATTGTCGCAAGGGCCAAGATAGCGATAGAGCAGATGGGTGCAACAGAACTCCACATCGTGGGAGGCTTTCATCCAAAGCTGGGGCTTGAATACTACGAAAACATGATGCACGCCATAAAATCCGAACACCCAAAGATGACGATAAAGGCGCTTACGCCAGCAGAGGTGTTCTTTATCGCGCGCCTGACGCACAACTCTGTAAAAGAGGTGCTTTTGAGATTAAAGGCTGCCGGCCTCGACGCGCTCCCGGGCGGCGGAGCCGAGATATTCCATCCAGACACGCGCAAAAAAATAGTGATCGGCAAGTGCTCCGGCGAAGAGTGGCTTGACACGGCAAGGCAGGCGCACGAGCTTGGGATCCGCAGCAACTGCACGATGCTCTTTGGGCACATTGAAAAACCAGAGCACATCGTCGACCACGTAATCAAGATACGCGAACTTCACAAAAAGACCAAGGGCTTTACGACGTTTATCCCGCTCAAGTTCAGCCTTGAAAACACGGAACTTGAACAAAAAGAGATGATCAAGTCAGAAAGCCCGTCGCCCTACGACCTGCGCGTCATAGCGGTGTCAAGGCTTTTGCTTGGAAATACGCTAAAGAACGTCTCGGTGTACTGGGTGGCCCTTGGCAAAAAGATAGCGCAGGTAGCCCTTTCGTACGGCGGAAACGACATGGTGGGCACTGCTTTTTCAGAAGAGATATTCAAGGCGGCCGGAAAGTCAAGCGGAACGTCATTGCAAGAGCTTGCAAGCATGGTGCGCGAGATAAAGCGCGAGCCGGCGCAGCGCGACACCTTCTTTAACATTCTGCGCAGGTTCGACTAA
- a CDS encoding amidase, translating into MKKSSLYNPKLTIKDFAELVSSQSISCEELTEITLDRIRKLNPKLNGFITILEDSAKHDAKDADASIRRGKYKGPLHGVPISLKDLIYVKGVKSTSGSKILADFVPDYDSTVVRKLKEAGAIIVGMNNTHEFACGITNINPHYGPSRNPWDDSRMSGGSSGGSAVAVSAGMSLASIGTDTSGSIRVPSSLCGVFGLKPTYGRVSKYGVMPLAPSIDHIGPICRSPWDIAAVMQHIAGYDSHDPNSANAPVPNYIDEVEKTQGKFRLGIPKQFFFDIIDPKVKHTFDSFVERAESCQISSTHVDVDQTDKIYETWRAIRLGESATTHNEWLRTRHDDYGKDVAKMLDDGLKITAVHYISAHKWRQEIRGAILRAMKPYDALLVPTTPIAAPLLDQSTVHLDGKDIEVYPVLSRLTTVFDVTGLPALNIPAGLVDNRLPVGVQLVGRPFDEARLIQIAERYEQQYHVSEEMVPALNVTA; encoded by the coding sequence ATGAAGAAATCATCGCTCTATAATCCCAAGCTGACAATCAAGGACTTTGCAGAGCTTGTTTCTTCGCAAAGCATTTCGTGTGAGGAACTTACAGAAATAACGCTGGACAGGATCAGAAAGCTGAACCCAAAGCTGAATGGCTTCATAACAATCCTGGAAGACTCGGCCAAGCATGACGCCAAGGATGCGGATGCCTCGATAAGACGAGGCAAGTACAAGGGACCGCTCCATGGCGTGCCCATAAGCCTCAAGGACCTCATCTATGTAAAAGGCGTCAAGAGTACGAGCGGGTCCAAGATACTTGCAGATTTTGTGCCGGACTATGATTCAACGGTAGTGAGAAAGCTGAAGGAAGCCGGTGCAATAATAGTCGGGATGAACAACACCCACGAGTTTGCCTGCGGGATAACCAACATCAACCCGCATTACGGGCCTTCAAGGAACCCCTGGGATGACAGCAGGATGTCCGGTGGCTCTAGTGGCGGCTCTGCAGTGGCAGTCAGCGCCGGCATGTCGCTGGCGTCCATAGGCACCGACACTAGCGGCTCGATCAGAGTGCCGTCTTCCCTTTGCGGCGTATTTGGTCTCAAGCCCACCTATGGTCGGGTGAGCAAGTATGGAGTAATGCCCCTTGCCCCATCAATAGACCATATCGGTCCAATATGCAGGAGCCCATGGGACATTGCAGCAGTCATGCAGCATATAGCAGGGTACGACAGCCACGACCCCAACAGTGCCAATGCACCTGTTCCCAACTACATAGATGAAGTGGAAAAAACACAGGGAAAATTCCGCCTTGGCATCCCCAAGCAGTTTTTCTTTGACATCATTGATCCAAAGGTCAAGCATACATTTGACAGCTTTGTAGAAAGAGCTGAAAGCTGCCAGATATCATCAACTCACGTCGACGTCGACCAGACGGACAAGATATACGAGACATGGCGGGCCATAAGGCTGGGCGAATCGGCGACAACCCACAACGAATGGCTCCGGACGCGACATGACGACTATGGAAAAGATGTCGCAAAGATGCTTGATGACGGCCTGAAGATAACGGCCGTGCATTACATCAGCGCGCACAAGTGGCGCCAAGAAATAAGAGGGGCGATTCTCAGGGCCATGAAGCCGTACGACGCGTTGCTTGTACCCACCACTCCAATCGCAGCTCCCCTGCTGGACCAGAGTACCGTGCACCTCGATGGCAAGGATATCGAGGTATATCCTGTCCTGAGCAGGCTGACCACGGTGTTTGACGTGACGGGACTTCCTGCGCTCAACATTCCCGCCGGCCTAGTAGACAATAGGCTGCCGGTAGGCGTCCAGCTTGTCGGAAGGCCGTTTGATGAAGCGCGACTAATCCAGATCGCAGAAAGGTACGAGCAGCAATACCACGTTTCAGAAGAGATGGTTCCGGCCCTTAACGTGACAGCCTAG